The nucleotide window CGTGGTGCGCGCCCAATCGCCGGAGGAATTCCGCAACTGGCTCAAGGACGCGACGACGCGCTGGGGCACGATCATTCGCGAGGCCGGCATCAAGGGCAGCTAAGGACGGGGCGATGACGCGTTCCCGGATCGACCTGCAGGACCTGCTGTTTGGCCTGTTCCTCGTGGCGGTGGCGACGGGTACGCTCGTCGCCACGCGCAATCTGACGGTCGGTCACGCCGCCGATATGGGACCGGGCTACATGCCCCGCGTCGTCGCACTCGCGCTAATGGCGTTCGGCGTCTTCTTTACCGGGCGCGGGCTCTGGCGCACGGGCCGTGGCATCGCGCCCGTTCAGTTGCGGCCGCTGCTGGCCATCCTGGCTTCCGTCGGCGTTTTCGCGCTGACGGCGGAACGGTTGGGCCTCGCGATCGCCTCCGTCGCCGCCGTGATGCTCGCCAGCTTCGCCACGCGGGAAGGGCGCTTCGTCGAGACCGTGGCGTTTGCCATCGTGCTTTCGGGCGCCGCCGTTCTTCTGTTCGTCAAGTTGCTGGGCTTGCCGATCCCGATCTGGCCCCGCTAGCTCGGCACGCTTCGCAGGCAGACGCATATGGAACTGTTCGACAATCTGCTGATGGGTCTTTCGACGGCCCTTCAACTCAACAATTTGTTGTTCTGCCTGATCGGCGTGGTCATCGGGACTGCGATCGGCGTGCTGCCCGGCATCGGTCCGATTCCCACGGTGGCGTTGCTGCTGCCCTTCACCTTCGGCCTGTCGCCCGCGAGCGCCATGATCATGCTGGCCGGCATCTTCTACGGCGCGCAATATGGCGGCTCGACCACCGCCATCCTGGTCAATGTGCCGGGCGAGACGTCGTCGGTCGTCACCTGTATCGACGGTCACGAGATGGCCAAGCAGGGCAGGGCCGGAACCGCGCTCGCCATAGCGGCGATCGCTTCGTTCTTTGCCGGCACGATGGCGACGATCGTGATCGCGGTACTCAGCGTGCCGCTGTCGGTGCTGGCGCTCAAATTCACTGCGGTCGAATATTTCAGTCTTCTCGTGCTCGGCCTGATTGCCGCGGTCGTCCTTGCCCATGGCTCGGTCGCCAAATCGCTGGCGATGGTGCTGCTGGGGCTGTTACTCGGTCTGGTCGGGATCGATGTCAGCTCGGGCGTTGCGCGCATGACTTTCGGTATCCCGGCTCTGTCGGACGGCCTCGATTTCGTGCCGATTGCGATGGGCCTGTTTGGGCTCGGCGAAATCATCGCCAATCTGGAACGCCCAGCCGAACGGCGTGTCGTCAGTCAGTCGATCCGCAGCCTGATTCCGAGCCGGGCGGACTTGCGGACCGCCTTTCCGGCCGTGGTGCGCGGCACGGCGCTGGGCTCCGTGCTGGGGGTGCTGCCTGGCGGCGGTGCGGCGCTTCCGCCGTTCTCCTCCTACGCGCTGGAGAAGAAGCTCGCCCGCGATCCCTCGCGCTTCGGCAAGGGCGCCATCGAGGGCGTTGCCGGTCCGGAGGCCGCCAACAATGCCGGCGCCCAGACCAGCTTCATTCCGCTGCTGACGCTCGGCATTCCTGCCAACGCTCTGATGGCGCTGATGATCGGCGCGCTGATGATGCAGGGCATCCAGCCCGGTCCGCAGATCATGACCGAGCAGCCGAAGCTCGTCTGGGGCGTCATCGCCAGCATGTGGGTCGGCAATCTGATGCTGCTGGTGATCAACCTTCCGTTGATTGGCCTATGGGTCTCGATGCTGAAAATTCCCTATCGGCTGCTATTTCCCGCGATCGTTCTGTTCTGCTGCATCGGCACTTACGGCATTGCCAACAGCTTGTTCAACGTATGGTTGATGATGGGTTGCGCCTTGATCGGCTATTTCTTCATCAAGATCGGCGTCGAGCCGGCGCCGCTCCTGCTCGGCCTCGTGCTCGGCCCGCAATTGGAAGAAAACTTCCGGCGTGCAATGTTGATCGCTGACGGCGATTTCACCGTCTTTCTGTCGCGGCCGATCAGCGCGGTTATCCTCGCAGTCGTCGCTGCCTTGTTGCTGGCAATGCTTTCGCCGGCAATTCTGAGAACGCGGAAAGAGGCGCTGGCGGAATGAGCGGTGTGGGGGTCAGTCGCGCAATTGCCAGCGGCCGATGACCCGAAACCGCGAATTCGCATTGTCCTGACGGCACAAGGCGATGGCGTCGATCGCGAGCGGCCCGACGTCCGTCGCCGCAAACCTGCCGCGCAGCATCGCCACAATCGGCTCGCGCCGTTCGGTAGGAAGCCGCCCCGTCAGCGTCATGTGGAAGCGAAATTCTTCGAAGACGTAGGGGTAACCCCAGCGGTCGAGATAGTCGCGCTGGCGTGGCGTTAGCGCCTCCGGATTGCGCCGCGCACGATCTTCCGCACCAAGTGGAGCGCGGAACGAATCGAACGCCCTGGTCGCCTGGGCGGCAAGCAGGTCAAGATCTGCCGACGGTTCGGCGGGAATTACCGCGATGAAACCGCTGATCGAATCGACGACCGGTTGGATCACGGGCACTGGCCGGGCCAGATCGGCGAACAATTCGCACGCCGCAGCAAGCTGCGCCTCGGCCTTGCCGTCGGCCAGCACCATCGGCGCCTTCAGCGTGGCGTGAAAGCCGTATCTGCGCGGATCCTGCGTCAGGTCGCGCCAGTCCAATGGGACACCATCCGGAAAGGGCTGGTCTTCGCCGCTATGGCCATCGTAGCCGAGCAGCGAGGCGCCGAACCGGTCAAGCGTGCCGTCGGGCGTCGCGGTATAGTAGATTGCGTAACGAGGGTAATTTGCCATTGCGCCAGAATAGGGCCGCCTCACGCGGCTGCAACCGCCTTGCGCGGAACGATGGATGAACGGACGAGGCGGTTCGCCTCCGCCAGATGTACGAGACGCCCCGCGGCAATTACCGCAACGACCCGCGGGCGCAATGGCACCGCGTCATCGACAAGAACGATGTCGGCGCGCTGTCCTGCGGCGAGCGTGCCGCGATCGGCGAGACCGGCGGCGCGCGCCGGTGCCGCCGAGATCAATTGCCATGCCGCGGCCAGCGGCAGCACGCCGTCGGCTGCAAGGCGGAATGCCGCCAATAGCGGCGCCGGATAATAATAGTCCGACGCAAGCACCGAACAGAGTCCCTTGGCGATCATGTCGGAGGCTCTGGTCCAGCCGGTGTGGCTGCCGCCGCGCACCACGTTGGGCGCGCCGAACACGATGAAGTCGCCGGCTTCGGCAGCATCGCGTGCGGTTTCCTCGTTGACCGGAAATTCGGCGATCGCAACGCCCTGCGCGCGAAAGGCCTGCCGCATCGCGGGGCTCTCGTCGTCATGCGAGAGCATCCGGACATCCGCCGCGCGCGCTGCCTGCGCCAGCCGGGCGATCGAAGCCGGCACATCGTGGCTGCGGCAGACCACGCTTTGCACCAGGCGATCGAATGCCTCGTTGGTGAGACCGGTGCGCTCGACCATTCGGCTGCGCTTCTGCGGTTTGGCGAGGCTGGCGACGGTCGAATCCATGTGGTCGTTGAACGCGAACAGGTCGACGCGTCCTTCCGAAAGCCAGTCGATGATTTCGCTTTCCGCGTCGAGATTGTAGGTCTCATGGCGCAGGTGGAAGCGGGTGTCGGCGGCGAGCTGCGGTCGCATCTGCTCGATCGCCTCCAGCAAGCGCCGGGCATTGTCGGCGCTGCGCAGGCCAGGCTCCCACGACCAGGTCGTGGCATGATAGGCGGTCGTGATCCCGTTGCTGATCGCCTGCCGGTCGCTGTCAACAAGCGCCACATCGATCGGGAAATCGACCCCGGGGCGCGGCATCATCTGCCGCTCGAAGGCATCGCCATGCAGATCCACAATGCCCGGCAATACCAGAAGGCCGTCGGCATTGACGCCGCCGATGCCGTGGTTGCTGTCCGCACCTACGGCTGCGATCTCACGGCCAGCGGTCCGCAGTGAGGTTTCGGCGATCTCGAGGCCGAGCAGGGCCCGGCCGCCCTCGATGAACAGTTCAGTCACGATGCGGCACTCTGGTTGAATTGACGGCGGCCGGCTGCTGCGACGGCTTCGTACCTGTCGAGAAAGCCCTCGACGTCGAGCTTGCGGAAATCAGGCAGGGCGCGGCGAAGCGTTTCATGGTCCCAGTCCCACCATGCGAGCTCCGCAAGCCGCGCAGCAATGGATGCCGGAAATCGCTGCTTGATCGGCCGTGCCGGGTTACCTGCAACGATCGCATAAGCGGGGACATCCTTGGTGACGATGGCGCCGGCCGCGACCACCGCGCCGGTGCCGATCGAGCGGCCGGGCAGAATGATGGCGCCATGGCCGATCCAGACGTCGTGGCCGATGTGAACGTGATGCTCGCGGCGCCATGCAAAGAACTCGGCGTCGTCGCTCTCGCCCGGAAAATAACTGGAGGCGCGATAGGTGAAATGCGCCTGCGAGGCCCGGTGCATCGGATGATTGCCCGGGTTGATGCGCGTCATGGCCGCGATCGAGCAGAACTTGCCGATCGTCGTGTAGGTGATCTGCGAGTCGTTCACGACGTAGGAATAATCGGCCATCGTGACTTCGAGCAGGATGGTTCGGGGGCCGACCTCGGTGTAGGCACCAAGCTGGCAGTCGCGCACTGACGCGGTGGGGTCAACCATTGGTTCAGTGGAAAGCAACTTGCCGGCCATCGGGTACGTCCATCAGCAATCGGGGCACCCGTTCGTCTTCGATGCGCTTGATGACAAGATCATGACGAGTGCATGACACCGGGCCGCTGTGGATGACGCCGCAGCGCAGCACGCGTGTCACACAACTGTAAGATCGAGCCGTTAGCGATGGCTCTACGACAGGAACTCTGGAGCGTTGCATGCTGGTGGTGGATGGTTTGACGTGCCGGTTCGGTACCAAGGCCGCGGTGGACAATGCGTCATTCTCGATCCAGCCCGGCAGCTTCGTCGGCGTGATCGGCCGCTCCGGCGCCGGCAAGTCGACGCTGCTGCGGATGATCAACCGCCTCGCCGAGCCTTCCGAGGGACGCATCCTGTTCGAAGGCGTCGACGTGACCGCGCTGCGCGGCAAGGAGCTGCGGCAGTGGCGCGCGCGCTCGGCGATGATCTTCCAGCAGTTCAATCTGGTCGGCCGGCTCGACGTCCTGACCAACGTGTTGATGGGACGGCTGGCTGCGGTACCGTCATGGCGCTCGCTCGCTCAGCTTTGGCCCGAACGTGACAAGGCAATAGCGATGTCGGCACTC belongs to Bradyrhizobium icense and includes:
- a CDS encoding tripartite tricarboxylate transporter TctB family protein, translated to MTRSRIDLQDLLFGLFLVAVATGTLVATRNLTVGHAADMGPGYMPRVVALALMAFGVFFTGRGLWRTGRGIAPVQLRPLLAILASVGVFALTAERLGLAIASVAAVMLASFATREGRFVETVAFAIVLSGAAVLLFVKLLGLPIPIWPR
- a CDS encoding tripartite tricarboxylate transporter permease, which gives rise to MELFDNLLMGLSTALQLNNLLFCLIGVVIGTAIGVLPGIGPIPTVALLLPFTFGLSPASAMIMLAGIFYGAQYGGSTTAILVNVPGETSSVVTCIDGHEMAKQGRAGTALAIAAIASFFAGTMATIVIAVLSVPLSVLALKFTAVEYFSLLVLGLIAAVVLAHGSVAKSLAMVLLGLLLGLVGIDVSSGVARMTFGIPALSDGLDFVPIAMGLFGLGEIIANLERPAERRVVSQSIRSLIPSRADLRTAFPAVVRGTALGSVLGVLPGGGAALPPFSSYALEKKLARDPSRFGKGAIEGVAGPEAANNAGAQTSFIPLLTLGIPANALMALMIGALMMQGIQPGPQIMTEQPKLVWGVIASMWVGNLMLLVINLPLIGLWVSMLKIPYRLLFPAIVLFCCIGTYGIANSLFNVWLMMGCALIGYFFIKIGVEPAPLLLGLVLGPQLEENFRRAMLIADGDFTVFLSRPISAVILAVVAALLLAMLSPAILRTRKEALAE
- a CDS encoding DUF1045 domain-containing protein; protein product: MANYPRYAIYYTATPDGTLDRFGASLLGYDGHSGEDQPFPDGVPLDWRDLTQDPRRYGFHATLKAPMVLADGKAEAQLAAACELFADLARPVPVIQPVVDSISGFIAVIPAEPSADLDLLAAQATRAFDSFRAPLGAEDRARRNPEALTPRQRDYLDRWGYPYVFEEFRFHMTLTGRLPTERREPIVAMLRGRFAATDVGPLAIDAIALCRQDNANSRFRVIGRWQLRD
- a CDS encoding alpha-D-ribose 1-methylphosphonate 5-triphosphate diphosphatase, which encodes MTELFIEGGRALLGLEIAETSLRTAGREIAAVGADSNHGIGGVNADGLLVLPGIVDLHGDAFERQMMPRPGVDFPIDVALVDSDRQAISNGITTAYHATTWSWEPGLRSADNARRLLEAIEQMRPQLAADTRFHLRHETYNLDAESEIIDWLSEGRVDLFAFNDHMDSTVASLAKPQKRSRMVERTGLTNEAFDRLVQSVVCRSHDVPASIARLAQAARAADVRMLSHDDESPAMRQAFRAQGVAIAEFPVNEETARDAAEAGDFIVFGAPNVVRGGSHTGWTRASDMIAKGLCSVLASDYYYPAPLLAAFRLAADGVLPLAAAWQLISAAPARAAGLADRGTLAAGQRADIVLVDDAVPLRPRVVAVIAAGRLVHLAEANRLVRSSIVPRKAVAAA
- a CDS encoding DapH/DapD/GlmU-related protein — protein: MAGKLLSTEPMVDPTASVRDCQLGAYTEVGPRTILLEVTMADYSYVVNDSQITYTTIGKFCSIAAMTRINPGNHPMHRASQAHFTYRASSYFPGESDDAEFFAWRREHHVHIGHDVWIGHGAIILPGRSIGTGAVVAAGAIVTKDVPAYAIVAGNPARPIKQRFPASIAARLAELAWWDWDHETLRRALPDFRKLDVEGFLDRYEAVAAAGRRQFNQSAAS